One Panicum virgatum strain AP13 chromosome 3N, P.virgatum_v5, whole genome shotgun sequence DNA segment encodes these proteins:
- the LOC120667826 gene encoding desmethyl-deoxy-podophyllotoxin synthase-like encodes MLRDDEAAYTSYYCYLLLALLPLLLLIFLRPQLHKNRNEAAPPPRLPPGPWRLPVIGSLHHLVMKPLVHRAMADLARRYDAPDVMYLQLGEVPAVVISSRDAVREVLKTHDTVFASRPMSLSMRATAHEGLGIAFSPYGHRWRHLRKICTVELLSAARVRSLRAVREDEAARLVAAVAEESSSRHGEPVNVSARVAVFVADSVLRAIVGERFRRRDEFLEVLEVGLKSIKPGTSLGDMFPSSRLLCAMSSTFQKDREFHRKIAELVNCAIEQHEERKATVAVDDNTGDKDLMGVLLRIQKGGPDFHLDNGTLKAVVLVISGGGSETTGTTLLWTMSELMRNPRAMQKAQAEVLRVLQGKERVTEDDLTSLKFLKLVIMETLRLHAPTPLLMPRECMEQCNILGFDIPQGAPVLVNAWWMARDPKYWDQAEEFKPERFAEVNVDFKGTYFEYIPFGAGRRMCPAIAFAEANMVLALAALLYHFDWQLPSGMSPSEIDMEEDMGITVRRKRDLYLCPTVRVPPHVTA; translated from the exons ATGTTACGTGATGATGAGGCCGCGTACACCAGCTATTATTGCTACCTGCTTTTGGCTCTCCTCCCGCTTCTCCTGCTCATCTTCCTCAGGCCGCAGCTACACAAGAACCGCAACgaggcagctccaccaccgcggcTCCCTCCCGGGCCATGGCGCCTCCCGGTAATCGGCAGCCTCCACCACCTCGTCATGAAGCCGCTGGTGCACCGCGCCATGGCCGACCTCGCGCGCCGGTACGACGCCCCCGACGTCATGTACCTCCAGCTCGGCGAGGTCCCTGCCGTGGTCATCTCCTCCCGCGACGCGGTGCGCGAGGTCCTGAAGACGCACGACACCGTCTTCGCATCGCGGCCCATGAGCCTGAGCATGAGGGCTACCGCGCACGAGGGGCTCGGGATCGCCTTCTCGCCCTACGGCCACCGGTGGCGGCACCTCCGCAAGATCTGCACCGTCGAGCtgctcagcgccgcgcgcgtccGGTCCCTCCGCGCCGTCCGCGAGGACGAGGCCGCCcggctcgtcgccgccgtcgccgaggagTCGTCGTCCCGGCACGGCGAGCCAGTGAACGTTAGCGCGCGGGTGGCCGTGTTCGTCGCCGACTCGGTGCTGCGCGCCATCGTGGGCGAGCGGTTCCGACGACGGGACGAGTTCCTCGAGGTCTTGGAGGTGGGGTTGAAGAGCATAAAGCCCGGCACGAGCCTCGGTGACATGTTCCCGTCCTCGAGGCTCTTGTGTGCCATGAGCAGCACGTTCCAGAAGGACAGGGAGTTCCACCGCAAGATCGCGGAGCTGGTCAACTGCGCCATTGAGCAGCATGAGGAGCGAAAAGCCACCGTTGCCGTTGATGACAACACTGGAGACAAGGACTTGATGGGTGTTCTTCTGAGGATACAAAAAGGAGGCCCTGATTTCCATCTTGACAATGGAACCCTGAAAGCCGTGGTCTTGGT GATCTCTGGTGGTGGGAGTGAGACTACAGGAACAACACTACTATGGACAATGTCGGAACTCATGCGAAATCCTAGAGCGATGCAAAAAGCACAAGCAGAGGTGCTGCGTGTTTTACAAGGAAAAGAAAGGGTAACTGAGGATGATTTGACCAGCTTGAAGTTCTTAAAGCTTGTTATCATGGAAACATTGAGACTGCATGCACCAACACCTCTATTGATGCCAAGAGAGTGCATGGAACAATGCAACATCCTTGGATTTGACATACCTCAAGGTGCACCCGTCTTGGTGAATGCATGGTGGATGGCAAGGGATCCAAAATACTGGGACCAAGCTGAAGAATTTAAGCCAGAGCGATTCGCGGAAGTTAATGTGGATTTCAAGGGGACGTACTTTGAGTACATACCCTTCGGAGCAGGGAGGAGGATGTGCCCAGCCATAGCATTTGCAGAAGCAAACATGGTGTTAGCACTTGCTGCCCTCCTATATCATTTTGATTGGCAGTTGCCATCTGGAATGTCACCAAGTGAGATAGACATGGAGGAGGACATGGGTATCACTGTACGCAGGAAGAGGGATCTTTACCTTTGCCCAACTGTTCGCGTGCCTCCACATGTTACTGCATAA